CGGGGACAGTGCCCACCCCGTGTGGCTGTCACCACCCCGGTGCCCTGAGCAGCAAGGCACACTCTGaggagctggcagctgtgcctggggataaaaggggaggagagagatgtgctgctcagggatgttCCATTTCCCTGTGCACGTGTTCCCTTCTCCCCCCAGCCATCAGCTCCTGGGGGGCAGGAGGGACTCCAGAGGGAGCCCACTGGAGATGCCAGCCAtgctgagctgctctgtgtcctggagatgccagccctgctggagttcccagccctgctgagctgctctgtgtcccGGGTCAGTGTGCAgccagggacaggcacagccagcagccccagctgggctcaggtgctgccacaccAGGGGATGCACCCGGATTGCTGCCCAGGGTTCTGCTCCcactcccctcccagccctgccctggcgaAGGACAAAATGGTGATTCTGTCCCTGCTTCAGAGGTGTGGCACAGCTACTGCTAGGATGGAAAACTGGGAAAAGCAGACACATTTAGCACACTCACATTCACTTACCTCTTTGCCCGCTGGCAGAGCAGGGGACCAAAAGTGCTGCTCTGGAGTCCCAGCAAGGAGAGCTGCGGAGTTTGAAGGTGATCATGAAGTGCACCTTTCACCAATTTCTGCCCTCTTGTTTCCCTCAGGAAGTCATTCTAGTGCCCAGTTAGCAAAAACTCTGCATCCCCAAGGCAGCCAGGAAGAGGTCAGCTTCTCTCCTCCCCTCAGGATGTAACCATTAgcagtggctgaggatccatccccgaCAGGCACACGGAGTCCTGCACCTTGTGCAGGGCTGATCTGAAAGCACCGGCGCCTGGAGTCTCTTTTATCTTTGCTATCAAAGGTTTACCTTCTCCTTTCCCCTTCAAAGCCTTGAATTCCACTTGTTCTGATCTCCCTGAGCACCCACGCAGCAGGCAGTCCAAGGGAACAAACAGAATTTCCCAGCCTTGGCTGGGGCTCCTGGGCGAGCACCCAGCAGCACAGGATGTCCCCCTGCTCTTGTCCCCACATCACACACTCCAGGTGACAGCtcaccagcagcactggcagcaatgTGCCCCCATTCCAATTCTCTGTTTGCTCCCTGCCCGCAGCTGCCTCCAGAAGGAACGTGggagctccagagctgctccctcgAGCCCCATCATGCACAAAACACTTTATTTGCTGTGCAGTTGTCGTGGcagtggcccttggggacacccagccctgccacgTGTGCTGCCTTGGGACAAAGCAgccaggaggaggaaaggaggggaaaaaaggaaataaaagcatCACACTCCATCAGGGGCAGCATTAACCAGAAGCTTTCCTACTCAGGATTCTCCCTCAGCCAGGGCAGCTGAGACACCCATGAGCAGGTGACAGTCCTGCTGCCAAGGGAATGAACCTCACCTGCTCCCACTGACTGGGACATCAGGACCAGACTCCACAGAAAACAAACACATCCAGAACACAAAGACTTTATTAAATATGCATTTTGGGGTCAGTGTTTCCAGATTTACACCAGCATATATGCCTTACATAGAAGTCATATTTTCCACAACCTGCCCATGAGAACACATCCAGTTTGGCCACCTCTCCTCCAAACACCTTCCAGCCACACTTTAAAGGTGGTGTGCCTTCCCAAAGTCATCcctaaaataaaccccaaacacaaGCTTCCTCCACAACACATTAATACCTCTCAAAGGAGAGGAACCAGACAATTTCCCTCATTTCCTAGCCCCACTCACACCCCCTTACCCAGAACAGCTGTGCAAGGTCCCCTGGTGACCCTGCCACAGGACAGCATCCAGCACATCCCCCTGCCACAGCACCCAGTACACCACCCTGGCTCTGGTGTGCAGTGAatcccagcactgtccccagctCAGCAATCAGCCCCAGGCTCAGAGCTGCAATTTCCTGGGGACAGTTATTTATCAGTTATTCATCAGTCCCTGTCCAGCTGCCAGATTTGCAGTCACGGCCGCTTGGTGCGGTGTCAAGCAGAAAACACCCGAGCTCTGATGTCTGTAAATAAGCTATTGGGACATCTGGATGACATGTAGATCCAGCTATAATTAGGTACAGGTgacacagagaggtcctgttaaGCCTTGCCAAAATCTGCCCCCAGGGCCTGTGTGCACACCTCCAGCAGATGTGCTGGATGAGCCACCAAAAACATCTCAAAGTCACCTAAGAATCAAGTGTTAATAAACTCTGGAGAAGGGAACAAACAGAAAAGCTGTTAAACTGAGCTTGTTCACAGCTAAAGAGCATCTGGGTCAGGAATTTCCCTCACCCATGCTCTTGCACCATCACTGAAGTTGCAGCTTGGCAGCAAGACCGGGAGAGACACTTCTCCACTCCCCACTGCCAGGGGAGCCTAACAAATATCTATTTTCCCTGCCCTGTTTGGCACTATTGCTGTTGCTCTGAGGTTTTATAATCCAGGGAGACACCATGGGGAGGTTTCCCATGTAAATCTCTCTGGGAAAGAGCCAAGCCCCTGGATAAGCCCAGATGTCAGCAAGGCTCTCCCATGTGAACATCTGCAAACCTGCTGTGGCCGCAGGGATGGAGCTCCTGGGCCCTGCAGCTCCACTCCTGCAAGGGGGTCTGTGGCACAGGAGACTGGCAGCACCTCCTCCaccaaaggaagaaaaaggaagaaaaggaaacccAGCAGAAGTTTAGAAACACTCAGTGAGGAACAGACCACAGCAGTTAGCTGAGAACTTTATGAGGTCAGAGTTGGGATCTCCAAGGTGGGATGTGACCAGACTGGGACTGTAACAGGACCCCACACCCACAAACACTCAGTTCCTCAGGTTTGCATCTCCTCTGGCAGCCTGAGGGCACCTGCACCGACAGACACCTCCTGTGCCAGCCACCAGCTCTTCAGAGAcctcagctcttcacagcagcttCTCACACCCTCACTGTCACCAAGGCCTGAAGGACACACACTCTTGAGGGCCCACAGTGCAGAAAGCAGTCCTAGGCAAGAAAAAAGAGTTTCACTGCTGGCAAGTACATGAGaaatgctcctctgcctgccctcacccaCCCTGCCAGGTGAGCAGGGAAGGCTGGGCACGGGCTGTCATCTTCTGAGCCAGAGCCAGGTGTTGATGAGGCAAGCAGAGATCATCACAGAGTACACCAGGGCCTCCTTCTGCCTCCAGGCGTGGCACTGCTCCTCCAGCACACGCAGCCTCCCCGAGATCCTGGCCAGCTGCAAGGGAAGCACAGGAGCACTGTCACCTCCCACgtcagcacccatggcacaggagggaggcacagagggagctctgctccttcagtgTAGGAGTGCCAGGGGTAGGATGGTCAGCATGgacagagatctctgaagccagggcttggaacttggggtttattgcatttattgcaaagggcctgggtgcagggccctgctgggagctgccagccacagctgagAGCAGGCCCAAAGAGGGGGAGAGAGGTAAAGAGAAAGATGGCAAGAGAGTGGTGAAGAGgataagagagcaaaagagtaaaAGAGAGAGAAGTTCCCATTCCAATACCGTaagtcttcttctgtgttgaatattctaattctcactagcCAATCTAacacaagatacaaatcctacagcatttccatacagcctgtaagaatcactacattaccacactgtgttacattttgaaccctaaaaactcctctttgggccccttctgccaagctgtagggtctgctctgacccttgggcctgcctgcaagcagagggtgttgttccatcaaaaggggattaccttcggctggccatgccattgttttccagttgttcagtaactgagggatctcaaagcttgctttcatttccacCTTGCTTATAGTTTTCATATTCTCAGAATTTTTTGCCAGGCAATcgcatttataaggctttcctgttccatcttccccaacacttCAGGTCCTCCTTCTCTAAAGCAGAAGCCACCTTTGTGAGGGAGGAGTGGCAGCAGCACCTCGGGTCTGCAGCAGGTGCTTCAGGAGGATTCTTCCCTTCAGAGAGCATCTGAGCCCCTCTCAGTGCCACCAGAGGGGTCTGGCtgggtcctgcagcccctcggGGTAGGAGCTCCATGGATAACACACATGTAGGCAGGACCAATCTGACAGCACCAGCCCGCCAGGACTGAGCAGCTGTCCCAGCAGCCTCCTCACCCATCCCCTGTGGCTTTCCCAGCAAACAGCATTTGCAGCCCTTTGGCCCATCTCACCTGCCTTCTCATTGCTGCCACCTCGGTCACCCCCGCCTCCTCCGaggtgctctctgcagctggcacggGCTcctgggagctggggaaggaaagcagagatgcAGGGGGGACAGAACTGCTCGAGGGGTGCAGCTGACCCCCACAAACGCAGCGCTGCCCCAGGGAGCTGAGCcacgcagtgtcactgtggtattttctgaaaaatcccatcaccaggatttcttctcctgggaagctgagaggcctcagaaaacaatgaaaacaataattacctaattgcttgggaatgtggtctggagatggtttCCCAACAGGTGcagctttgattggttccattaattaaaaacaatgtgaattgttttaaattaaatacgaatcacagccagctgtgtcagactctgaggagtcagtcacaagctttcattatcattcttttctagccttctgatgtatccttttctctttctttagtatagtttaacatttctaatataataaataatatagataatgtaatataatgtaatataatgtaatataatgtaatataatgtaatataatgtaatataatttatatgtaatatattatattacatgtAATGTATAATATAGTACAATATATAATagagtataatatataatatacatattatataatatataatatatactgtaatataatatataattaatataatatataatgtattttaatatattatatattctagaatagaataatattatatataataacatataatattatatactataatatcatatatcagccttctgagaacatgcagTCAAATTCTcacctctcacctcatcctggggaccctcacaacaccacagtGCAGGGAAggtgtgcccaggctgtgctgcaccAGAAGAAGGCAAAGAGCCCCTGCACAGCACGCACTCATCTCTCCTGAATCCCCCCATGCACATTGGTACCCCTCCAGCATGCACCCaaaggggacagacagacagacagcacgtGCCAGGACAGGTAACAGGAAACACAGGCTTGTATTTCTTTAGAGGTGCAACAGAGAGAAAACATTTCTATAAAGCATCCACCCTCTGCAGTGCCAGGAATtcactgagggctgggtaaaacaTCTTTAGGGCCAGCCAGGTAAGCAGGTGTGACAGGACAGTGCTGGAATGGAGGGGTGATCCTGTCTGCATCTGCCACCAGCTGGAGGGAACTATCACTTTTTGCTCTTGTAGCACATTTTATCTGCAATTTGAAACATAAACAAGCAACCCAAATGTTCAGCACTTTCTTCCCTCCCTGgaaacccagggaaggagctgctgcacTGGCAGAGGCAGCACAGACCACTGATGTCCAGGGCAGCCCCTGGAGGCACAGCCTCACTGCAGGGTCCACACCACTGAATCACAAAATAAAGCAGATCTACGGGGAGAAAAATATAAATTCCTGTCATCCTAGGCTAGCCCAAAGCCAGCTATTCTATCACCAATAACTCACATAGGCACTTACTGATCCCCTGGGGGTTACCAAGCCCCTAACCTCACTCCTTGGAGCCCTCCCTGGGGAGGAAAGGGTGTTTATCTCTGCCACATGATGCTGATCTCACTGAAGACAACCCCGAGATTCACTGAATCCCTGTCTGAAACTCCATTTGTGAGATAATACCTGCACAAAATGTAGCTGCAGTGTAAAATGACAGCCACAACagaaagaaaatgcaattttCCCCAGTAGAGAAGCATGAAAAAAGGACACATCCTGCAGCTTTTCACTCAAAATCCCAGTTGATACAGGTAGACACCCTTTAAAGTGGAGACTGGAAATTGCCTTCTGGTGACTCATACCCTTCAAGAGGTCACTGTCAGCCAGATATTCCAGGCTCTGTCTGAGACCAGACTTTGCTAAAATTTCAGGACAAACAAGACAGCACAGtccttttggtttttttactgTTGCACAGGGGTACAAAGCTGTCATACTGAGGGGATGTCTGCATCTAAAGGGATGTAAAGCACTAAGAAGAGGTGTTTGAAGGTGGCTGCTTCCAAAGGGAGATCAGTGCCTGGGGAGAagccccagagtgaccccagtgcatcacagcagctctgcaggctacCATGGCCTGCATGCCCTGCACTGCCACAGGGAGGAGGGGGAAGGTCCTTTGCAGCCACTAACCAGATCTCTTGGCCATTAAGAAATTAAAATGATGTTCGAAGACAGCCTCAGCCTCCAGTTTTTAAGAGCAGAGACATCACTGGATCCTCAACAAGCAGCaggcagctggggagggaaggCAGGATGTGTCCCCATGATGGATGTGATGATGGATGCTGCTTCTCCTCCCTTTCTGCCTGGAGGCTTTGCTCAAGGAGAATGAGGAGTATTTAGCTGCTcctgcaggtgctcagcagcctcAGAGCAGTGGGGACACCTTAAGGCTGCAAGGACGTCTTTGAGCAAAGAGAATTCACTGCAGGTGCACAGATGAGGGTGGTGGAGATGGTTCCTCCAGCACATCTGGAGCGACTGAGGGCACTGCACACCTGCTCCAGGGACACCATAGCCTGGCCAGGGCACTGGCTGTGGGGTGAGTTCATGGAAAGGCTGATTAAGAGTGACCAAGGCACAGCCAAAGGTGTGTCTTGTCTCAGGGACAGCCCCTGGGTCAGGCCATCTGCTCTGGATTTCATTCCCTTCACACACCCCTCTTCAACAAGCTATAAAAGCACACAGAAAAATTTATCTTTGCTTAGCAGCAACCCCCCAGCAatggcagagcagggcacagggcactcAGGTGCCCAGGACTGGTGTTAAGCTGAGCAGCAGACTCAAGGCTGGGTTAGTGAGGCTCGCCCAGGCCCGgcacccagagctggcacagtgaGAGAGGCAGCCCAAGGCAGCCATGCAGGAGCatcctgcagcccagagctggcacagtgaGAGAGGCAGCCCGAGGCAGCCATGCAGGAGCATCCTGCAGCCCAGAGCTCACAGAGCTCAtgccccagcaaggcccagcccAGTCCCTGCAGGGTGACACAGAGCTGGCTCAGGACACGTCACCTGCACGGCCTTGGGTCCCACAGAGAGTCCTGGACACGCTGGAACAGCACCTGGCCCAGCAGGTACATGGTCTGGAAGATGTTCTGCATGGAGTAGATCCTGCCTGCCTCTGTGCAGAGGGGCagtggggcactgggagcaggcagggcacagGAGCCTGGCCTGGGTGCACACAGAATCATTCCTGTTACTCCCTGTCTCACACAGCCTGGCATGAGGCACTGCCCCTcatccctccagcagctccaaatCTCTGGGCAATGCCACTGGCACCCAGATGGCATCACTGGGAGAACCCTCTCCAGCAGCCCCCAGGCTCAGAGGGACACCTGATTGCTCCAAAGCCAAGCACAGCTGTGTGCCATGCTGCTCTCCTGCCACGCAGGGCAGCTCTGGCCTTCCAGGGGGACAGCAGTCCCTGCTCCAGGACCAGCTCAGAGACAAATTCCCCGCTGCAGAGACTCTGGGGAACAACACAGCTGCCTTCAAAGCTGCCCACCACAAACATCCCCGGCAGCAAAGGCCACGTTCCTCTCTCATCCATGGATGAGCAGGACCTGCCAGGCACTGCATTGCTCTGGTTTGGatccccctgtccctcccagaACACCAAAACAGCTCCAAAACAGCCCAGTGAGAGCAGATGCTGCTCCCCACCCACCCTGGGTGCTCTGGGCCCCTGCTCACCCCTCGTGGTGCTGTCCTAGGCTGTGCAAGGCCAGCTGGGCACTGTCACTCGGGGTCCTGTCCCTCCGTGTCCTGCTGCTGTGGTGGCCCTGTGGGAATGGAACAGAACCACGTCAGCACAGGGCTGAGTGCCCTGGGTGGGCTGCAGGGGCCCATCAACACAGGGAGAGCACtcagggagctctgcaggagccccaggctggtgatgctgctgcaggtggggagatgtgcccagagcagacagagggtccccagcaggagcctgctgAGCTGAGCTCTAGCCAGATCCAAAACCCTGAACCTAACCCACCCAGGATCAGCTCTCCAATTTCAGATCCAAAATCCTGAACCTAACCCACCCAGGATCAGCTCTCCAATTTCAGATCAAAAACCCTGAACCTAACCCACCCAGGATCAGCTCTCCAATTTCAGATCCAAAATCCTGAACCTAACCCACCCAGGATCAGCTCTCCAATTTCAGATCCAAAACCCTGAACCTAACCCACCCAGGATCAGCTCTCCAATTTCTCCAATTTCAGATCAAAAACCCTGAACCTAACCCACCCAGGATCAGCTCTCCAATTTCTCCAATTTCAGATCCAAAACCCTGAACCTAACCCACCCAGGATCAGCTCTGCAATTTCAGGGAGTTTGAAGCACTTGAGGAGGCAgaccagcagctccatcagccaaaTCAAGTCTTTGCCTGCCCATGCCTGGGACCTCTGTTTGAAAGGTTCTCACACAAGGCTAAAATCTGCTTTTGGCTCTGGCCCCAGAACCCTTTACACTGCTGTAATGAACCAGCTCTGCCACATACTTCATCAAGAAGGAAAACAGGActtaaaaagcagcagcagcagccagtggTGGGACTGCAGCTACCTTAGCCTGCCCCCTGCCCACAAAATGCAGCAGCAGATGTGATCAAGGTCCCACAGCACACAGGTGTGCACTGACTCTGGGGCAGAAAGAGAcccccatccccaccccctcACTCTAGGGCCTCCTGGAGGATGAATCCTGCCTTGGGGTGGTAACAGCTATCTGGAGAACCCCGAATTTGGGACTGCTCCCCTTCCCCACCCCAGCACCCATCCCTGACCCCACGGTACCGCTCGCTTGCGTCGCTGGGCGCTGGCTCTGCTGGctgggggcaggaaagggacgTCCCCACAGGGCTCTGGGGACACGTGCACCACCACAGAGGGCACCTTCCTTGGCTGGGTCAGCAGCACTGGCCTCAAACCTGTGTCTGGTACCTCTGCaggaaggagagagggaagaaTTACACCAACCCGAACGGCCTCAGGAGAGGGAAGAGAGATGCACACACAAGCAGAGTCAAGCCTGTGGTTAGTGCCAGATGAACACCATGCCCTGGGCTTTttgggcagcccagagaggcagaGCCACTGCTTCAGGACAGCAAGGTTTCAGAGCTATTTGTCAAAGACAGGGCCAAACATCCTGCATCCCAAAGCAAGGACCCTCCCAAAGGCCAAGAGGGAACTGCAGGAGACACGGAGGGAGATGCTGCCACATTTTGCTCCTCACCTGTTGGAATTAAGGTGtaaggggatagaatataagtaaataaaagtagtctagaaagtaatcttaccccctaaagagttgcagctggattaattattaaagattaggagcaggcctgatgttaacaggccacacctgtagcaaataagaagagtgttataaaagagtggattgaggagaactggagtcagttggctgctgtgaggatgaggaagagtcagtgcctagaggagatgcctacaagaaatatcaaggaggtatgaaactagcaatatggaacccttgcaatgtaatggcaatagaactcttgcaatataatgacaacattAAGGCTCCTCCAGACCTCTGCTGGTGACCTTTTCCCATTTCTTCCCAAACCATCCAGCATCCTGCTCTGCACTATCTGCCCCCATCCTCTCCTCTAGCAAAGCACACAAAAAGGGGGTTTATAAAAGGGTTCTACTCCCTAGGATGTTTACCCCACCCCAAAAGACAACCCAGGGCTTTACCTGCCAGAGAAATCCTCTCAGGGATGTACATCCTAAAGGACGCAGGGACATCCTCtgccactgtgtccctgtccccagggctgcagctctctGCCACCTTCAGCCTGGGGGGAACCTGCATCCTCTGGTTGATGGCCTCTGTGAAGAGCAGGTCACAGCGTGCCCGGTGCAGGTCCAGTCCCCAAAGCGGCCACATCTGGGGGTGAAACAGGAGAGATTACAAGGGACTGACCCCTGGAAAGTCACAGCTGGAATAATTACCAAAGAACAGCCTTGTCCTGAATGGGCCACAGCTGTGAATAATGAAGGTAAGGGTGATAAAAGGATGGGTTGGGTGGTTAGGCAGAGCCTGGAGGAAGAGGATCCTGAGGAAGAAGGAATAATCCAGAGAGACACAAAGAAGAATGAAACAAGGAAAAGAGTTGCTGCTACAAAAGATCTGCTGTGAGGTCAGTCTGGGTCTCATAAAATTAGAGCCTGCAGCCACAGTCAAACCAGGTAAAAGCCTCTGGTCATACCAAGGAAACATTTGCAGTCATACTCCAGCAGGAACAGCCAGCAGAGTCTGTCAGAGAAGCCAACAGCAGGAGTTTGCTGTAGTCACTCAGGATGGCTGAGCTGTGAAGAAGAATAAAGAGGGCCCCTTTTCATGTTGTTTAAATGAGAGTCTGTGCCTTGGCTCGTTTCTACCCCTAAGGAGAGGTCTGCTCCATCACACATCTTTGGAGATGTCCTCAGGTGTCCTGGAGGTTCACACAGAGGGAAAGAAAGCTGCAAAGTGGCAACAGGAGCAGCACTTCTGAAAGTGACAACAGAGACAGCTCTTCCTTCACCTGCACAGGGACAACACACCATGCTGTAAGACAGCTGAAACACAGGCAGAAACAGCCAAAAGACAGACCCTGC
The nucleotide sequence above comes from Melospiza melodia melodia isolate bMelMel2 chromosome 16, bMelMel2.pri, whole genome shotgun sequence. Encoded proteins:
- the LOC134425610 gene encoding mitochondrial fission factor homolog A-like isoform X1, which encodes MTANVSLMWPLWGLDLHRARCDLLFTEAINQRMQVPPRLKVAESCSPGDRDTVAEDVPASFRMYIPERISLAEVPDTGLRPVLLTQPRKVPSVVVHVSPEPCGDVPFLPPASRASAQRRKRAGHHSSRTRRDRTPSDSAQLALHSLGQHHEGPGSCALPAPSAPLPLCTEAGRIYSMQNIFQTMYLLGQVLFQRVQDSLWDPRPCSSQEPVPAAESTSEEAGVTEVAAMRRQLARISGRLRVLEEQCHAWRQKEALVYSVMISACLINTWLWLRR
- the LOC134425610 gene encoding fetal and adult testis-expressed transcript protein homolog isoform X2, giving the protein MTANVSLMWPLWGLDLHRARCDLLFTEAINQRMQVPPRLKVAESCSPGDRDTVAEDVPASFRMYIPERISLAEVPDTGLRPVLLTQPRKVPSVVVHVSPEPCGDVPFLPPASRASAQRRKRAGHHSSRTRRDRTPSDSAQLALHSLGQHHEGSQEPVPAAESTSEEAGVTEVAAMRRQLARISGRLRVLEEQCHAWRQKEALVYSVMISACLINTWLWLRR